The following are encoded together in the Bacillota bacterium genome:
- a CDS encoding bifunctional 2-C-methyl-D-erythritol 4-phosphate cytidylyltransferase/2-C-methyl-D-erythritol 2,4-cyclodiphosphate synthase yields MGRLGQPKQFMPLLGDPVILWTLRACAAAPSVSELVLVVAEGDVAYVRARLGGEWQLPKPVTVTAGGASRQQSVYAGLRALAQPVDLVAVHDGVRPLMSPALLERTLAAACEHGAATAAVPLKDTVKLVESGWVQSTPPRARLRAVQTPQAFRRELLLAAHDRAAADGVEATDDAALVERLGQPVAVVEGEYSNIKITTPEDLLVAEALLRARIHGRALAEAAGKEPAERREATVRVGYGYDVHRLAAGRRLVIGGVEIPYERGLLGHSDADVLLHAIADALLGAAGLGDIGRHFPDSDPAYKDVASVKLLRHVRELVGAAGWRVGNVDATVIAEAPRLAPFIPRMIRCISEALGVDPSAVNVKATTSEKLGFIGAGEGIAAHAVATLYADGEPR; encoded by the coding sequence ATGGGTCGGCTGGGGCAGCCGAAACAGTTCATGCCGCTGCTCGGCGACCCCGTCATTTTGTGGACGCTGCGCGCTTGCGCCGCCGCGCCGTCGGTGTCGGAGCTGGTGCTGGTGGTGGCCGAGGGGGATGTAGCGTACGTGCGCGCCCGCTTGGGCGGCGAGTGGCAGCTGCCTAAGCCGGTGACGGTAACGGCGGGCGGTGCGTCCCGGCAGCAGTCGGTGTACGCGGGATTGCGGGCCCTGGCGCAGCCGGTGGACTTGGTGGCCGTCCACGACGGCGTGCGGCCGCTGATGAGCCCGGCGCTGCTGGAACGCACGCTGGCGGCGGCGTGCGAACACGGCGCGGCCACGGCGGCCGTGCCGCTCAAGGATACGGTCAAACTGGTGGAGTCCGGGTGGGTCCAGTCGACGCCTCCCAGGGCTCGCTTGCGCGCGGTGCAGACGCCGCAGGCGTTCCGGCGCGAGCTGCTGCTTGCGGCCCACGACCGGGCGGCTGCGGACGGCGTCGAGGCCACGGACGACGCCGCGCTGGTGGAGCGCCTGGGACAGCCGGTGGCGGTCGTCGAGGGCGAGTACAGCAACATAAAGATTACTACGCCCGAGGATTTGCTGGTGGCCGAGGCGCTCTTGCGGGCCCGGATCCACGGCCGGGCGCTTGCCGAAGCCGCCGGAAAAGAGCCGGCCGAGCGGAGGGAAGCGACGGTGCGAGTAGGCTACGGCTACGACGTGCATCGCCTGGCGGCGGGGCGGCGGCTGGTCATCGGCGGCGTGGAAATCCCTTACGAGCGCGGCTTGCTGGGCCACTCCGACGCCGACGTGCTGCTGCACGCCATCGCGGACGCTTTGCTGGGCGCGGCGGGTCTCGGCGACATCGGCCGTCATTTTCCGGACAGCGATCCGGCCTACAAGGACGTCGCCAGCGTCAAGCTGCTGCGTCACGTGCGCGAGCTCGTGGGCGCCGCCGGCTGGCGTGTCGGCAACGTGGATGCCACCGTCATCGCCGAGGCGCCGCGCCTCGCACCGTTCATTCCGCGCATGATCCGCTGCATCAGCGAAGCGCTGGGCGTGGATCCGTCGGCGGTCAACGTCAAGGCGACTACGTCGGAGAAACTGGGCTTCATCGGGGCAGGCGAGGGCATCGCCGCGCACGCTGTGGCCACGCTGTACGCGGACGGGGAGCCGCGATGA
- a CDS encoding NUDIX hydrolase, which produces MREQVTRDFTVATFVVHEDKLLMLYHEKLAMWLPPGGHIEPNELPDEAAVREVREETGVEVELVGPRALPVEYPRQLVIPEGIQVERIAPGHEHIDLVYFARPVGSTRIVPGPGVSHVGWYTKAELDRLPLTEEMRLWVERALRKLGSAPR; this is translated from the coding sequence ATGCGGGAACAAGTGACGCGGGATTTCACCGTGGCGACGTTCGTCGTCCACGAGGACAAGCTGCTCATGCTGTACCACGAAAAGCTGGCGATGTGGCTGCCGCCCGGCGGCCACATCGAGCCCAACGAGCTGCCGGACGAAGCCGCGGTGCGGGAAGTGCGCGAGGAGACCGGCGTCGAGGTGGAGCTGGTGGGCCCGCGAGCGCTGCCGGTGGAGTATCCCCGCCAGCTCGTCATTCCTGAAGGCATCCAAGTGGAGCGCATCGCGCCCGGCCACGAGCACATCGACTTGGTCTACTTCGCGCGGCCCGTGGGCAGCACCCGCATCGTCCCCGGGCCCGGCGTCAGCCACGTGGGCTGGTACACGAAAGCCGAGCTGGATCGGCTGCCGCTGACGGAAGAGATGCGGCTGTGGGTCGAGCGAGCGCTGCGCAAGCTGGGCTCGGCGCCGCGCTGA
- a CDS encoding methylmalonyl-CoA mutase — MATQAERTLRVLVAKPGLDGHDRGAKVIVRALRDAGMEVIYTGLRQTPEQVVEAAIQEDVDVLGLSMLSGAHMTLVPKIMAGLREQGADDITVVVGGIIPAEDVPKLKEMGVAAVFGPGTPLQTIVDFIRAHGRRR, encoded by the coding sequence GTGGCGACGCAGGCGGAGCGCACACTGCGGGTGTTGGTGGCCAAGCCCGGCTTGGACGGCCACGACCGCGGCGCGAAAGTCATCGTGCGGGCGCTGCGGGACGCGGGGATGGAAGTCATCTACACGGGCTTGCGCCAGACGCCGGAACAAGTGGTGGAAGCGGCTATTCAGGAAGACGTGGACGTGCTGGGGCTCAGCATGCTCTCGGGCGCCCACATGACTTTGGTGCCAAAGATTATGGCCGGCTTGCGGGAGCAGGGAGCCGACGACATCACGGTCGTCGTCGGAGGCATCATTCCGGCCGAAGACGTGCCGAAGCTGAAAGAAATGGGCGTCGCCGCCGTGTTCGGTCCGGGTACGCCCCTGCAAACCATCGTCGACTTCATCCGCGCCCACGGCCGGCGCCGCTGA
- a CDS encoding methylmalonyl-CoA mutase: MSSKTDAGATGQPPSVSSYRPAAPTASGWRCAAPAAERITAAGAGPSGVERKITPRRTGNDGGPAAYAESGRPRRAAHHIGRGFSVSRTEDRVVGPPAASADGGALRERKQEFLTISGRPVKRVYGPDDIKDLDYARDLGDPGEYPFTRGIHPTMYRGRLWTMRQFAGFGTAEETNERFKYLLANGQTGLSVAFDLPTLMGYDSDSPWADGEVGVEGVAVSTLADMETLFDGIPLDQVTTSMTINGPAIVLFAMYLAVAEKQGVPFEKLSGTIQNDILKEYIAQNEWIFPPKPSMRLITDIFAFCSKHVPRWNTISISGYHIREAGATALQELAFTLANGREYVRAGIAAGLDVDEFAPRLSFFFNAHNDLFEEVAKFRAARRVWAKIMRDEFGAKNPRSWMLRFHTQTAGCSLTAQQPYNNIVRTTIQALAAVLGGTQSLHTNSLDEALSLPTEHAVTIALRTQQIIAEESGVANTVDPLAGSYYVEALTNEMEQGVWEYFRRIDELGGVIPAIEQGFFQREIAEAAYRYQQRVESKQQIIVGVNEYLTEETAPVPILKIGAEIQRKQLERLARVKATRDNRRVRAALAEVRRVAAQGGNLVPPVLEAVKAYATLGEVVDELRAVFGEYKEIRVV; the protein is encoded by the coding sequence ATGTCCAGCAAAACCGACGCCGGAGCCACCGGACAACCCCCTTCAGTCTCATCCTACCGGCCCGCCGCACCGACGGCAAGCGGATGGCGGTGCGCCGCGCCCGCCGCTGAGCGCATCACAGCGGCAGGAGCTGGCCCTTCCGGTGTGGAACGGAAGATAACGCCCCGTCGCACGGGCAACGACGGCGGTCCCGCAGCGTACGCTGAAAGCGGACGCCCGCGGAGGGCAGCGCACCATATCGGGAGGGGTTTCTCCGTGAGCCGCACCGAGGATCGGGTTGTCGGTCCGCCGGCGGCGTCGGCGGACGGGGGAGCGTTGCGCGAGCGAAAGCAAGAATTTTTGACCATCTCCGGTCGACCCGTGAAAAGAGTATATGGTCCCGACGACATCAAAGATTTGGACTATGCGCGCGACTTGGGTGACCCGGGCGAGTACCCGTTTACGCGGGGCATTCACCCGACCATGTACCGGGGCCGCCTGTGGACGATGCGCCAGTTCGCCGGCTTCGGGACCGCCGAGGAGACGAATGAACGGTTCAAGTACTTGCTCGCCAACGGGCAGACAGGTTTGTCGGTCGCCTTCGACTTGCCGACGCTGATGGGCTACGACTCCGACTCGCCTTGGGCCGACGGCGAAGTGGGCGTCGAAGGCGTGGCGGTCTCAACTTTAGCCGACATGGAGACGCTCTTCGACGGCATCCCCCTCGACCAGGTCACCACATCGATGACCATCAACGGGCCCGCCATTGTTCTGTTTGCCATGTACCTGGCCGTCGCGGAAAAACAGGGCGTTCCCTTCGAGAAACTGTCCGGCACCATTCAAAACGACATCCTGAAAGAATACATCGCGCAGAACGAGTGGATCTTCCCGCCCAAGCCTTCCATGCGGCTCATCACCGACATCTTCGCCTTCTGCTCCAAGCACGTGCCCCGCTGGAACACCATCAGCATCAGCGGTTACCACATCCGCGAGGCCGGAGCGACAGCGCTGCAGGAGCTGGCTTTCACGCTGGCCAACGGCCGCGAGTACGTGCGGGCGGGCATCGCCGCCGGGCTTGACGTAGACGAGTTCGCGCCGCGCCTGTCGTTCTTCTTCAACGCCCACAACGACTTGTTCGAAGAAGTGGCCAAGTTCCGCGCCGCCCGGCGCGTGTGGGCGAAAATCATGCGGGACGAATTCGGCGCCAAGAACCCCCGCTCGTGGATGCTGCGCTTCCACACGCAGACGGCCGGCTGCTCGCTGACGGCCCAGCAGCCGTATAACAACATCGTACGCACTACCATCCAAGCCCTGGCGGCGGTGCTGGGCGGCACCCAGTCGCTGCATACCAACTCGTTGGACGAAGCGCTGTCCTTACCCACCGAGCACGCCGTGACCATCGCCCTGCGGACGCAGCAGATCATCGCCGAGGAAAGCGGCGTGGCCAACACGGTGGACCCGCTGGCGGGCTCGTATTACGTGGAAGCGCTGACCAACGAGATGGAACAAGGCGTGTGGGAGTACTTCCGCCGCATCGACGAGCTGGGCGGCGTCATTCCCGCTATCGAGCAAGGATTCTTCCAGCGGGAGATCGCGGAAGCGGCGTACCGCTACCAGCAGCGCGTCGAGTCCAAGCAGCAGATCATCGTCGGCGTCAACGAGTACCTCACCGAAGAGACGGCGCCGGTGCCCATCTTGAAGATCGGGGCCGAGATTCAGCGCAAGCAGTTGGAACGGCTGGCTCGGGTGAAGGCGACGCGGGACAACCGGCGCGTCCGGGCGGCGCTGGCGGAGGTGCGGCGGGTCGCGGCCCAAGGCGGCAACTTGGTCCCGCCCGTTCTCGAGGCGGTCAAAGCGTACGCGACGCTGGGTGAAGTCGTGGACGAGCTGCGCGCCGTGTTCGGCGAATACAAGGAGATTCGCGTGGTCTAG
- the lpdA gene encoding dihydrolipoyl dehydrogenase, translating into MSNQTARHDVVIIGGGPGGYVAAIRGRQLGLNVGLVEKEDLGGTCLNWGCIPTKALLYSAGVLESVKEAAQHGVIVESYKIDYAAAQKNSRRAAERLRKGVEYLMRSNGVTVYNGSARLAGPGRVVVEGKDGVRTVEAKNIIVATGARPRSLPGVEPDGKYVLTSRDALSLTELPQSMAIIGAGAIGVEFAQIFNTFGVKITLIEALDRILPLEEPEISQELAKLFTKRGIDILTGAMVKGVEKHGQGVTVHVAVGGQERAVKADQVLVAIGVAPNSANLGLEELGVKIERGFIQVNERMQTNVPGIYAIGDVIGGPQLAHVASEEGIVAVETIAGGDVHPINYDKIPRATYCHPQVASVGLTEAQARERGYDVKTGIFPLRGNGLAVATGRTDGFVKIVAESRYDEILGVHILAPEASELMAEIGLGLTIETTLHDVAATIHAHPTLSEAVKEAALAALGRAIHI; encoded by the coding sequence GTGAGCAACCAAACGGCGCGACACGACGTCGTCATCATCGGCGGGGGACCGGGCGGCTACGTGGCCGCCATCCGCGGGCGCCAGCTAGGTCTCAACGTCGGCTTGGTCGAGAAAGAAGATCTGGGCGGCACCTGCCTCAACTGGGGCTGCATTCCGACCAAGGCGCTGCTCTACAGCGCGGGCGTGCTGGAGAGCGTCAAGGAAGCCGCGCAACACGGCGTCATCGTGGAGAGTTACAAGATCGACTACGCCGCCGCGCAGAAAAACAGCCGGCGTGCCGCCGAGCGGCTGCGCAAAGGCGTCGAGTACTTGATGCGCTCCAACGGAGTCACGGTCTACAACGGCTCGGCGCGCCTCGCCGGTCCCGGCCGCGTGGTGGTGGAAGGCAAAGACGGCGTCCGCACCGTCGAAGCGAAGAACATCATCGTCGCCACCGGCGCCCGGCCCCGCTCCCTGCCCGGCGTGGAGCCCGACGGCAAGTACGTGCTGACGAGCCGAGACGCGTTGTCCCTTACGGAGCTGCCGCAGTCGATGGCCATCATCGGCGCGGGCGCCATCGGCGTCGAGTTCGCGCAGATTTTCAACACGTTCGGCGTCAAGATCACGCTCATCGAGGCGCTGGATCGCATCCTGCCCCTGGAGGAGCCGGAGATTAGCCAAGAGCTGGCCAAGCTGTTCACCAAGCGCGGCATCGACATTTTGACCGGCGCGATGGTCAAAGGCGTCGAGAAGCACGGGCAAGGCGTCACCGTGCATGTGGCCGTCGGCGGGCAGGAGCGGGCCGTCAAGGCGGATCAGGTGCTGGTGGCGATAGGCGTTGCGCCCAACAGCGCCAACTTGGGCCTCGAAGAGCTGGGCGTCAAGATCGAGCGCGGCTTCATCCAGGTCAACGAACGCATGCAAACCAACGTGCCGGGCATTTACGCCATCGGCGACGTCATCGGCGGCCCGCAGCTGGCCCACGTGGCGTCGGAGGAAGGCATCGTGGCGGTGGAAACCATCGCCGGCGGCGACGTGCATCCCATCAACTACGACAAGATCCCGCGCGCCACGTATTGCCATCCCCAGGTGGCTTCCGTGGGCCTGACGGAAGCGCAGGCGCGCGAGCGCGGCTACGACGTCAAGACCGGCATCTTCCCTTTGCGCGGCAACGGCCTGGCCGTGGCCACGGGCCGCACGGACGGGTTCGTCAAGATCGTGGCCGAGTCGCGCTACGACGAAATTCTCGGCGTGCACATCCTCGCGCCCGAAGCGTCCGAACTGATGGCCGAAATCGGACTGGGGCTCACCATCGAGACGACGCTGCACGACGTGGCGGCCACCATCCACGCGCATCCGACGCTGTCGGAAGCCGTGAAGGAAGCGGCCCTGGCGGCGTTGGGCCGCGCGATTCACATCTAA
- a CDS encoding pyruvate dehydrogenase complex dihydrolipoamide acetyltransferase, translated as MPQLGFDMREGTLVRWLKQPGDKVEKGEPLAEIETDKAIVELESFFSGVVTKLLVEEGTTVPVGQPIAVIDTGDEQAPEEPAGQAAEIAAPPAQPAAQPTAAAPAAAEPVANGVSAPAEGGRIKASPLARRLAAEHGIALQTLTGSGPGGRIVKADVLQAVEQARAAAPAATAPAAAPAVPAAAAAPAAPSPADRVVPLTRMRETIARRMSESKQQAPHFYVTMAIDMDKAMELRANLNQLGDGQVKVSVNDMVIKATAIALLKHPYLNATFEGNAIRIHGAVHMAVAVALDDGLITPVIRDAHAKSLLQISQEARALAEAARAGTLRPEQYQGGTFTISNLGMFGVEEFAAIINPPQAAILAVGAVQEQPVVRNGQLTVGKVMRVTVSADHRVADGAQVALFLQELKNVLENPLRLLV; from the coding sequence ATGCCCCAGCTGGGGTTCGACATGCGCGAGGGCACCCTCGTGCGCTGGCTGAAGCAGCCCGGCGACAAGGTGGAAAAAGGCGAACCGCTGGCGGAAATCGAGACGGACAAGGCCATCGTCGAACTGGAATCGTTTTTCTCGGGCGTGGTGACCAAGCTCCTGGTCGAGGAAGGGACCACGGTACCCGTCGGCCAGCCCATCGCCGTCATCGACACCGGCGACGAACAGGCGCCTGAAGAGCCGGCGGGGCAGGCCGCCGAAATCGCCGCGCCCCCGGCACAGCCCGCGGCGCAGCCCACTGCGGCGGCTCCCGCGGCGGCCGAGCCTGTGGCCAACGGCGTGTCGGCGCCGGCGGAGGGTGGGCGCATCAAAGCTTCGCCGCTGGCCCGCCGGCTGGCGGCCGAGCACGGCATCGCCCTGCAGACGCTGACGGGCAGCGGGCCGGGCGGCCGCATCGTGAAAGCCGACGTGCTGCAAGCCGTGGAGCAAGCTCGCGCCGCCGCTCCGGCAGCCACAGCCCCAGCAGCGGCTCCGGCGGTGCCGGCGGCTGCAGCGGCGCCTGCCGCTCCCTCTCCGGCCGACCGGGTCGTGCCCCTGACGCGCATGCGCGAGACCATCGCCCGGCGCATGTCCGAAAGCAAGCAGCAGGCACCGCACTTCTACGTCACCATGGCCATCGACATGGACAAGGCCATGGAGCTGCGGGCCAATTTGAATCAGCTGGGCGACGGGCAGGTCAAGGTGTCCGTCAACGACATGGTCATCAAGGCGACGGCCATCGCCTTGCTGAAGCACCCGTACTTGAATGCCACCTTCGAAGGCAACGCCATCCGCATCCACGGCGCGGTGCACATGGCGGTGGCGGTCGCCCTGGACGACGGGCTCATCACGCCCGTCATCCGCGACGCCCACGCCAAGTCTCTGCTCCAGATCTCGCAGGAAGCCCGCGCCTTGGCGGAAGCCGCCCGAGCCGGTACCCTGCGGCCAGAGCAGTATCAGGGCGGCACGTTCACCATCAGCAACCTCGGCATGTTCGGCGTCGAGGAGTTCGCGGCCATCATCAACCCGCCGCAGGCGGCGATTCTGGCCGTCGGCGCCGTGCAGGAGCAGCCCGTGGTGCGCAACGGCCAGCTGACCGTGGGCAAGGTCATGCGGGTCACCGTGTCGGCCGACCACCGGGTTGCCGACGGCGCCCAGGTGGCGCTCTTCCTGCAAGAACTGAAGAACGTGCTGGAAAACCCGCTGCGGCTCTTGGTGTGA